The region GTGAGACGTGTCTTTGGCGTGATTGGTCTGACCTGTGGATGTCTTGGCTGTGTCAGTGTTACTGTATAAGCTGTTTGATTTGCGCTGTTTCGGTTTGACCAGCTCGTCCTGGGACTGCTGGTGTACCTGGTTCCCATTACTCCAGTTTACGTGCGAGCGGCATTGATGCCTTTGCATGTCTACAGCGGCCTGGtcatctttgtctctgtcattgCCGCTGCTCTCATGGGAATCACAGAGAAACTGATCTTTGGCCTGTGAGTATGATGGCAGACTGACGAGTGTtaaaccctctgtgtgtgtgtgtgttggcagttATGTAAAACACTGGAACCTCGCTCTCTCCTCACAGGTCAGATCCCAAGTACAAAGACTCTCCTCCAGaggctgtgtttgtgaacgTCCTGGGCATGCTCATCACAGTCTTTGGTGGGCTCATTCTCTGGATCGCCACACGCCCGTCTTGGAAACGACCCAACGAGCAGCTCATAAGACCCCTGGTCAGGGACACCTCAGAGTCTGCCCCCACCTCAATGGAAACAGTCAAGACAGACTGCGCAGAGGCTGACATAAATGGGGACACCCGCAGACGGAGTGGAAAAGTGAATGAGGCAGGTCCAAAGGCAAGTGTCTGACAGGAAAGTGCAGAAAACGTCTAACGTCTAAACGACTAACTCTGTGTACCAGTATAATGTCTCCCAAACCTCTGGTCTAACTCCCCTGAGGTACtttgcatttttgttcttttgaagTGCTGGCCTTTTTGATTTATTCTGTCAGCTGATCACCTGCTGGAATTTGAGGTTGAGTGATTTTAGTTTCATAAGGCCCTGGGGTTTTCCATAAAGATATTTGGGAGACACTTCCTTACAACCAAGGCTCTGGATTTTCAACTCGAGAGTTTTGTACTGCTTTTTGTTGTATACAACTATTTCTTAGATAGCAAATGCTACAGAGTAGCTGATTATGTGTGCAGTGCCATTTACTGCCAGAAATGATGTATGAGTGGTATTGAGATGCacaatgtatttttatacaaGTTATTGAACTGGACAAAATAATTTTTATACAAGTCATGAGATTAAAGGGGGTTTGcaatgaattattattattattattactatcattattattattttattattattattattgttattgttatacAATGTCATTTGCTCCAGGTAAGCTGCACGGACTGTAACTGATGTTatgaatgttttcataaagAAATTGTGTGGAGTTTGATCATGATCAGATGCCAGTAAATAAGTGTGTCATTTTTATCCTTCTTTAGATGCATGTCTATGTGTCAGTCCAGTATGACTGTGGTAGTCTAAGCTGCTCTGTATTCTTTAGCTGCTGTGTCTTTGCTGGCAATGAATTGCACTAGAAGCAGTATGCTGCTTAAGATGAGTTATGAAACACATAGTTATGCATTTTATACCAGAAATCCAATATAGTCAATAAACGTATTATACAACATCCCACATTTGACTGATTTACTGCAGCTGACATATTCAGAGTATGAGTCTGAACCATTCCATTACTGAGACTAGTACTGAGGTGATATTTGATGACGGAgtattttgtttgaaattgtgtttgaaatgtttacagttttgtgtgACGTGTTCACACTTTTACAGATGCTGTTAGACCAGTTTTATTTTCTGCAGCAAAgactgtcattttttattttgtttcttttgtttgttttgagaaaaggGACTAGGAGTAGGAGTGGTTACCAATGGAAACACCTTGCACTAGGACAGTGGTCTTTGAGTTGATATGCTAAATTTGCATGacaaaaatcattcatttaattttgaatATGTCTCTTTCAGTACTATGATGATCATTATGTAGATGACTGATTTTACATTAAGACGAATCTCATACAAATAAAGATTATAAGAGcatattttctttgtttcagcACCGTCATTGCCTAAAGAAATAAAGTTGAAACCTCAGTTACCTAtctaattcatttgttttaaacaaacactatTCGTTTGACCGAGTAGTGTGATAAACCGCATCGTCAGCTAAAgtataaaaagaagaaagaaagacaaaaaaaaaacaacgaagtGAATTTAACAGTTGAAGTTTTACGTGTGCCTCTTCGCTACTCGTAGTTACCCGTTTTCAGCCACTAGCGCACCAGGAAGACTGCAGTGCCAACATCGGATTGTAGAGACAAATCAAAGGAGCCCAGGTTGGTGAAGTTTTTCAAAAAGTGACTGAAGTACTGTTCCCACATGGATATTTAAAACAGAATCACCTCAACAAATAacatattatttattgtttaatcGAACCACTTTGCAGTTCGTTATGTGAGAGTAGTTCACACAACTTGGCATGATCTGTGCTTGATTTTGTAGCATGGACAGCTAACTGAAGAGAGATGACCATTGTGCTAGTTTTCATGAGCAAGCTAGCTAATGTCACCTATCCTGTGCTTTACTAAGTTTGTGGAATTGTGATTGTCACAAGGAAGCCATGTGCAATCTTGAATAacttaatatatatttttcatatatatatatgaaaagtta is a window of Chanos chanos chromosome 10, fChaCha1.1, whole genome shotgun sequence DNA encoding:
- the cybrd1 gene encoding plasma membrane ascorbate-dependent reductase CYBRD1; this translates as MENYKQFLCLFICAVSVGVVSIVFVLSWVLYFKEGLEWDGGLAEFNWHPLLIVIGFIFLQGIAIVVYRLPWTWRCSKLMMKFIHAGLNLLAFLLAVISLVAVFDFHNAKKIPNMYSLHSWVGLAAVILYSLQLVLGLLVYLVPITPVYVRAALMPLHVYSGLVIFVSVIAAALMGITEKLIFGLSDPKYKDSPPEAVFVNVLGMLITVFGGLILWIATRPSWKRPNEQLIRPLVRDTSESAPTSMETVKTDCAEADINGDTRRRSGKVNEAGPKASV